The Acinonyx jubatus isolate Ajub_Pintada_27869175 chromosome D1, VMU_Ajub_asm_v1.0, whole genome shotgun sequence genome includes a window with the following:
- the LOC106989720 gene encoding calcitonin receptor-stimulating peptide 1-like isoform X2 encodes MGFWKFSPLLILGILALYQVGMLQAAPFRSALESPQDAAMLNEEELRLLLAAMVKDFVQRKASELQQEQETEGSRVTVQKRTCNSATCVAHWLGGLLSKAGSVANTNLLPTSMGFKVYNRRRRDLGLKQ; translated from the exons ATGGGCTTCTGGAAGTTCTCTCCTCTCCTGATTCTTGGCATCTTGGCCCTGTACCAGGTGGGCATGCTCCAGGCAGCACCATTCAG gtctGCTCTGGAGAGTCCTCAGGACGCTGCTATGCTCAATGAGGAGGAACTGCGCCTCCTGCTGGCTGCAATGGTGAAGGACTTTGTGCAGAGGAAGGCCAGTGAACTGCAGCAGGAGCAGGAGACCGAGGGCTCCAG AGTCACTGTCCAGAAGAGAACCTGCAACTCTGCCACCTGTGTGGCCCACTGGCTGGGAGGCCTGCTGAGCAAAGCTGGAAGCGTGGCAAACACCAACTTGCTGCCTACCTCTATGGGCTTCAAAGTCTACAACAGGCGCCGCAGGGACCTTGGACTTAAGCAGTAA
- the LOC106989720 gene encoding calcitonin-like isoform X1, translating to MGFWKFSPLLILGILALYQVGMLQAAPFRSALESPQDAAMLNEEELRLLLAAMVKDFVQRKASELQQEQETEGSSLDSFRAKRCSNLSTCVLGTYTQDLNKFHTFPQTAIGVGAPGKKRVMASSLDRDHGPHDGMTQDAD from the exons ATGGGCTTCTGGAAGTTCTCTCCTCTCCTGATTCTTGGCATCTTGGCCCTGTACCAGGTGGGCATGCTCCAGGCAGCACCATTCAG gtctGCTCTGGAGAGTCCTCAGGACGCTGCTATGCTCAATGAGGAGGAACTGCGCCTCCTGCTGGCTGCAATGGTGAAGGACTTTGTGCAGAGGAAGGCCAGTGAACTGCAGCAGGAGCAGGAGACCGAGGGCTCCAG CCTGGACAGCTTCCGAGCTAAGCGGTGCAGTAATCTGAGCACCTGTGTGCTGGGCACATACACACAGGACCTCAACAAGTTTCACACGTTCCCTCAGACTGCAATTGGGGTCGGAGCACCCGGCAAGAAAAGGGTCATGGCCAGCAGCTTGGACAGAGACCACGGCCCTCACGATGGCATGACCCAGGATGCCGATTaa